A section of the Dehalococcoidia bacterium genome encodes:
- a CDS encoding Lrp/AsnC family transcriptional regulator produces MKDIFRILERNARATPEEIATMTGLAVDEVRKTITRAEKDGSIVRYKTMVDWQKLGEEQVWALIEVRVTPQRDVGFDTIARRISRYTEVRSVYLLSGTYDLAVLVAGKTMQQVASFVSQKLAALPSVHGTVSHFLLKRYKEDGEILEDESKSHRLPMSP; encoded by the coding sequence ATGAAGGACATTTTCCGGATACTGGAACGCAACGCGCGGGCGACGCCAGAAGAGATCGCCACCATGACCGGGCTGGCCGTGGACGAGGTGCGCAAGACCATCACGCGCGCCGAGAAGGACGGGAGCATCGTCCGGTACAAGACGATGGTGGACTGGCAGAAGCTGGGCGAGGAGCAGGTGTGGGCGCTCATCGAGGTGCGGGTCACCCCCCAGCGGGACGTCGGCTTCGACACCATCGCCCGGCGCATCAGCCGCTACACGGAGGTGCGCTCCGTCTATCTCCTGTCCGGCACCTACGACCTGGCGGTGCTGGTGGCCGGCAAGACCATGCAGCAGGTGGCCTCCTTCGTGAGCCAGAAGCTCGCCGCTCTGCCGAGCGTCCACGGCACGGTGAGCCATTTCCTCCTCAAGCGGTACAAGGAGGACGGCGAGATCCTGGAGGACGAGTCCAAGTC